In Lacrimispora indolis DSM 755, a genomic segment contains:
- a CDS encoding citrate synthase, producing the protein MNNFFIAQTFGKSSNFTDIPNHLFKEHNVKKGLRNEDGTGVRVGLTRVSDVVGYEIQDGKKVNVPGKLYYRGIEIGDLVSGKNSERYGFEETSFLLLFGYLPSKKELREFTATLSHNYLLPDEFLEKNMLRSPSRNLMNSLQRNILSLYDYDEEPDNVDPYRTMLKGINILAKLPSLSVYAYQSKVHHYDRDSLIIHYPKQEYSIAENILYMLRRDGAFTEQEANLLDVMLMIHADHGGGNNSTFTNVVISSTGTDIYSAISASIGSLKGPKHGGANICCSEMIKAIEKEIGFKATENQMKGIIQKILAKDFYDNSGLVYGLGHAVYTVSDPRADLLKVCCEKLAKQKNREDEYEFLTKFEKVAKACLAGNGKTLSNNVDFYSGFAYNMLQIPEDMYTPLFVCSRMAGWLAHNIENKLYDGRIMRPATKYVGETISYKKREER; encoded by the coding sequence ATGAACAACTTTTTTATTGCTCAAACTTTTGGTAAATCCTCAAATTTCACGGATATTCCAAACCATTTATTTAAGGAACACAATGTAAAAAAAGGCCTGCGCAACGAAGACGGTACCGGAGTCCGGGTGGGCTTAACCCGCGTATCTGATGTAGTTGGCTATGAAATCCAAGACGGAAAAAAGGTGAACGTTCCCGGCAAGCTCTATTACCGGGGAATCGAGATCGGCGACCTGGTAAGCGGAAAAAACAGCGAGCGCTACGGCTTTGAAGAAACTTCGTTTTTGCTCCTTTTTGGTTATCTTCCATCTAAAAAGGAATTAAGGGAGTTCACGGCCACCTTAAGCCATAACTATCTTCTTCCGGATGAGTTTCTGGAAAAGAACATGCTCCGTTCTCCTTCCCGCAATTTAATGAACAGCCTTCAGCGGAACATCCTGTCCCTTTACGATTATGACGAGGAGCCGGATAATGTGGATCCTTATCGGACCATGTTAAAAGGAATCAACATCCTTGCAAAGCTTCCTTCTCTTTCCGTCTACGCATACCAGAGCAAGGTTCATCATTATGACAGAGACAGTCTGATCATACATTATCCAAAACAGGAATATTCCATAGCAGAAAACATCCTCTACATGCTGCGCCGGGATGGGGCCTTTACTGAACAGGAAGCAAATCTGCTGGATGTAATGCTCATGATCCATGCAGACCATGGCGGCGGAAACAACTCCACCTTTACCAATGTAGTCATATCTTCCACCGGCACCGATATTTATTCAGCCATTTCCGCTTCCATAGGCTCCTTAAAAGGGCCAAAGCATGGCGGTGCCAACATATGCTGCAGCGAAATGATCAAGGCGATTGAAAAAGAAATCGGGTTTAAGGCAACGGAAAACCAGATGAAAGGAATAATCCAGAAGATCCTTGCAAAGGATTTTTATGATAACTCCGGCCTTGTATACGGACTTGGCCACGCAGTTTATACGGTCTCCGACCCCAGGGCGGATTTATTAAAAGTCTGCTGTGAAAAGCTTGCCAAACAGAAAAACAGGGAAGATGAATATGAATTTCTGACAAAATTTGAGAAAGTTGCCAAAGCATGCCTGGCGGGAAACGGAAAAACCCTGTCAAACAATGTGGACTTCTACAGCGGTTTCGCTTATAATATGTTACAGATACCGGAAGATATGTATACGCCTCTGTTCGTCTGCTCTCGTATGGCAGGCTGGCTGGCGCACAATATCGAAAACAA